The Amaranthus tricolor cultivar Red isolate AtriRed21 chromosome 14, ASM2621246v1, whole genome shotgun sequence DNA window GATGTGGAAATGATTAATCACAAGATTGTTGAAATTGCAGCTCTTTAAGACACTGATAAAATGAAAACTTAAATGCCATTTTGTGTAAATTTACAGCAAGTGACAGTAAAAAAATCTATAAATCCtcaatatttatatacatatatgaccATTTTATCATCATTATCCTTAATCTCTTCATTATCCTTATAAATTATGGAATTGAAGCAAGAATCACATCATGTaatcaactaataaaaatgACCAAGATGATAGAAAGGGAAAGAATACAGACTGATAATTAGTTGCCGGAAAGATTACATTACCTGTTGGCCGTTGGCTGTTGGTTATTAGCTGTTAGCAACTAGTTTTAGGTTGTGTCTTGTTATCTCTGGTGGTGGGAAATAGACACACCTCTGCGTTATCCTTTGGGGCTCTAGTCTGCTCTACCATTGCTAATTGCATATctctttattattctttttattattctttttattattattattacaattattgttattattttgtttttttagtttggTGAAATAATTCTGTCCGTTGATTTTCATTGTCACGGATTGCATGCTAGTTCATAACCATATCATATCTTTTTTAACTTCATATACTTTCAATAACTATCCTCACCCAAACCAAACAAAACGCTTATATAACCAGCTCCAAATGGGGCCAACATATgtattttatagaaaaaattcTCATAATACTCCATTAGGGGAACTGTATATGACAAATctccaacatttttattttctctttggaTTATTCTATGAAccggaaattttttttttatggaacattgattttttttgttttcaattgatcAAAAACTGTCGGCTTTGATATGATGATAAATTTGGGTTTGTATACAAGACTTGCATAAGAGGAGAATTAGTCgcatataaatttatttagatTTCATTCTAAAACCAATTAGTATTAAGAGGAGTGTCCATCAAGTATATATTAGTCAATATCTCTCTAATTCTTCAATGAGAGATCACTTGTAGGTTAGTTATCTCTATACATAGGTATTGACGGGAAAATTGTACGAAGTTTGCTTTAAGATTTGGGGTAAAATTGTGTTAATTACCAAGTTTATTACTTCTATAAGTTAATTCTAGAGCAATTTTTTAGAACCACGACGATAAAGCATTAATTCTAAAGTTGTTTAAAACTTTCTCGACAATTCGGTATTTACCTGACTTTATAATTGAACTTCACTTTGACCcaactttaaaatgaatttataattatgtaaaaaaatcaatatgtACACAATACTTGATTTTAAGTCAATCCGAAACACATAATATGAAACAACTTAATGActtgaatgaacacctctaatttaATCCTAATAATATGAGAATGGCCAAGTGAATCTTTATTCCCTAGAGCCTAAAGCAACCGAGAAAATCCTATAAGTTTTAATCAATGGCATATAGTATTACATCATTGAATTTGCAACGTTTGCTATAAAAGCTACTATATAGTCACGTATGCCACGTTAATTGGCATTTACGAGTTTCTAACAGCAACAAGTACGCTAAATAGTTGGCATTCTTCATCTTCCTGATAAATTTTCAGCTATGTAAAGCAATTTGGAGAGTTTCATAACACACGATATACATATTCATAACATTTTAGTCCATCCTACTAAATCGAATTTCTCTACTTATACTATTACATACTTTGGAATCACCCCTCAATAAATTAGCAGGAGCGAAATTGACATCAAAAGATATCATCTAACAAACCATGGCATTCTCTTAAGCATCAATCTTTTCCATTTCTCTCCTCAATCCATATGCTCGCACCAAACTTCCGACTGTCCTAACCGCAAGCTTCAAATCGTCCAATGGGTTACCAGGCACGACCGTCTTATACAAATAACTGTCAAAAGTCATCTTCTGCACATACTCGTCAGCACACATCTCGACAAATGCTTCCCTTGCTGGATTCGATCTGTAAAACACCTTTTGCAGCACATCCAACACTTTGTAAGTAGGCCAGTACTTCTTGTCCCACTTCTCTAAGTACTTCCTCAAGTCCGCTTCGTTCACCAATCTTTTTCCGTTCTCTGAACCCTCGACAATTGCCTCTGCGCACATCCTCCCACTCTTGGCTGCAAAATAGATACCTTCGCCAGAGCATTTCGTCACATATCCAGCCGCATCCCCAACCAAGGCTACCCTGTCAAGAACTCTTCTTGGCCGTGGGTGCTCAGGGATGGGATGGGCTTCCACTCGGATGATTTTCCCTCCCTCAATCTTGTCCATGGCTCGCACTCGGGTTGCTAATTGAAACTTCTTGATGTCTGACTTGTGGGTTACAGTCCCAGTGCCGACTGCTACATGGTCACATTTGGGGAACACCCAACCATAGAAATCGGGTGAGACATCATCTCCTACATACATTTCTGCAAGGTTCTCGTAATAGACCATCTTTGAGTCGGGTATCCGGATCCTTTCCTGGAATTTATGAAAGAGTATATAAGTCAAATTTGGCCCAATTAGAACCAGATATGAAATTCAACAACCCAAACCCAACACAAtttgttgtatgagacggtctcactgaGACACATCATATACTAGGGTTAAATAGcccatttaatatatatatgtatgtatatatatatatatatataatgtgaaTATGGGCTTCTTGTTTGAGATTGGCTCATCGACTAACGGTTTCTCAGAAGAGTAGCTCAACCCAAAATAGTGGAATAAAATTGATCTACATTCCCTGATAAACTAATCAACAAACTAGGCCACAACCATCTATATGACACCTCTAAGTCTAACCTAAGCTACGGATTTCTTTCAACATTTgtcaaaaacaaagaaaacaacctctttgttttcTCAAAGACACAATGTGTATATCCGACCCTCTCAAATCTGACCCACGTCAAAGACATTCAATGACATTGGGATAATTAGATGCAATGTAGTTTATGCTATAACTTCACAATTACTTGACAAAAATCTTATTCAGTTAATCCCTTCAACATGCAAGACGGTATCCCAATCAAATCTCATAATATCCGAGGGTGAGGTTGAACAAAATCCAACCCTTAGATCGCACCTTTTGTCCATTCTCGATAATGAACTATATTTAAATGACTTGTTACATTTAATGCATATTCTATCAAATTAGCATTTTAGCATATTATGTTTGCTGTAATGGTCAATTGGAAATAACGTATTTGTTGTCAAATTATAAGATTGCGTCCATTCAACCCCAAATTCCATCTAGGTCAGATCCACTGATAACAAAACTTTTAGCTTGAAATACAGACAAACCTGAAAAGCAATAGCATACTCATAATCCCCAGCAGAAATGGATTTAGCAACCCTAGAATTAGCCCCATCAGCACCAATCACAGCATCCACCTCCAACACTTGCTTCTCACCCGCCCCACCCGTTTTACCATCATATGCCGTATAATACAACTTATACGGCTCATCACTCGACTTGGGCAGCTCCATCTTCAAAAACAACCCATTAATCACGGATGCACCAGACTCAGACGCCCTATCACGCAAGTATGCATCCAAAACTTCTCGCCTCACCATACCAATATACTCATGTGGTTTCAAAGTCTGCCCAATATCAACAGCAACATTTGATGGAGAAATCATCTTCATTTTGGTTACTCGGCGATCAATGATGTCTAATGGTAAATCGAATTCTCCAACCATACAAAGAGGGATTGCTCCACCACATGGCTTGCAGTTATCAAGCTTTCTTTCGATCAAAAACGTCTCAATTCCACCCTTTGCTAGTGTTTCGGCTGCAGCCCCTCCTGCAGGTCCACCTCCGATTACAGCAACCCGGAGATTTCTTCCTGTCAACTGTTGAAAACCCAGAAATCAATTGAAAGTGTACATACATTGTAATTCAGTTAACAGCCCATTATTGTTTCAAATAGATGTAATAATTTGTAAACGAAATGAAAAATGTTAGTCGATTTCTGGCTTTCTGCTTGTCAGTTGTCTAGAAAAATGGAGTCGACTACTTGAaccaaatgatcaaaataatggGGCGTTCCATAAATTGAACTTGAGACCTATCACATTTAAACTGAATCATAGCACTAAAACATTTTAAGTGATAAGGTGTATGCAGTATGCATTATATTTTAGCCAAGACATTACTAGTTCAAATAGATGTTGTTTGGCAAACAACTGATAATTGGCAGCTGTTAGATAGTTGATAGTTAATTACATTGGCCGATTTACCCAGATTGGTTTGACCAATTATGAACATGTTGTAGCTTGTTATAAAAAACAGCTTATTGGTAACAATAAGCAATAAACTGTTTCAACCAACTAATTTGAATGGCTTGACCATCCAACTTCTATTTGTATCAAAGTAATCTAAAATTGACTCATAagttatttgccaaacaccGGTGATAATTGTGTTAACATGAAAATGTAAATGGGTCTATCTTGTCAGCTGTTAAGTAACCCATaaattaattcatgaacaaCACCAAAACATGGTCAAAGAATtgacaaatcaaaataataggTCATTCTACGAATCGAACTCAAGACCTCTCAGCAAACAAGGCAAGAATCACACCCTTAGACCAAATGAATTGATAAAGTGCATGCACATTCAATTAACACATTACTGATTCATAAAAATTTACTAATTTGTCAACAACATGTAAAATGTTAAAGGGTTTCTCCCAGACAGCTGTaaaaaacccagaaatcaaTTTATACATGAACCAACAGATCAAAATAATAGGGCATTCAACGAATCGAACTCCATACCTCTTGCACCTAAAGTAAGAATCATACCACTACACCAAACTAATTGATAAAGTGCATGCATTACTAGTTCAATTAGGTGTAataattagttaataaaatgaaaaaatattagtGGGTTTAACAAAAGATGAAATCTTTGCTATTAATTCATAAAAGAAAGTAGAAATAACCTTGGGACTAGTAAGACCAGCTTTGATTTTTGGGGAGA harbors:
- the LOC130799128 gene encoding geranylgeranyl diphosphate reductase, chloroplastic, which encodes MASSMAFKSFTGLRQSSPSTCLETSIFIKPTNTSLRISPKIKAGLTSPKLTGRNLRVAVIGGGPAGGAAAETLAKGGIETFLIERKLDNCKPCGGAIPLCMVGEFDLPLDIIDRRVTKMKMISPSNVAVDIGQTLKPHEYIGMVRREVLDAYLRDRASESGASVINGLFLKMELPKSSDEPYKLYYTAYDGKTGGAGEKQVLEVDAVIGADGANSRVAKSISAGDYEYAIAFQERIRIPDSKMVYYENLAEMYVGDDVSPDFYGWVFPKCDHVAVGTGTVTHKSDIKKFQLATRVRAMDKIEGGKIIRVEAHPIPEHPRPRRVLDRVALVGDAAGYVTKCSGEGIYFAAKSGRMCAEAIVEGSENGKRLVNEADLRKYLEKWDKKYWPTYKVLDVLQKVFYRSNPAREAFVEMCADEYVQKMTFDSYLYKTVVPGNPLDDLKLAVRTVGSLVRAYGLRREMEKIDA